The genomic DNA CGGACGTTCGGCCACGCTTTCGGCGTCGCCGAGGAAAAAATCAAAACCTATCCCGCCAAAGTGCGGGAGAGTTCAGAGGTGTACATTCTGTCGGCGCGCAGCATGGACAACACCAAGATCCGCGACGGCCTCATGGACATCAAGTATCTGGTTCAGGTGAACGAAAACCAGCTTGAACAATGGTATCCCTTGATGAAGGCGGGCTTCCCCATTCAACCCGAACAACTGCAGCAAACGCTTAAAGCCTGGAAGATCGAAATCCCGGAGGCGGACCTGCGCGAGTATTCCTACGATGAATTCTTGGACGTCCTGGTGAAACGCCATCCGCTGCTCGCGATGGTGCACGTGTACAAAGAACGGCACGGCTACACCATCAACAACTGCATCGTCGAGATTGCCAACTTGAAATTCGACAATCAGCCGATCCGCACCATTGCGGTGGAGCATGAAGATGCGGCGTTGGTGTATGACACCGTGCGCATGTTGAGTCTCGCAGGTTTGGAAAACACCAACTATCTGAAAGCGCTCAAGCGCTTTGCCGCGATGCCCTGAGGGAAAGGAGCGCCGCCGTGCCCAAACCGGCCTCGTTGCCCGCGCCTGTGGTCCGGCGTGGAGACGAGGCCGGCGGGCGCAAGCGGCGATCGTGCAACGAACATTGGCGCGCCTGACCGAGGTTGCGCTGAGCATCTCCCCAACCTGAATCGGAGCGTGAACATGGCCAAAGAAGTCGAAAGAAAATTCCTGGTCAAAGGTCTCGAGTGGAAGCGCCTGGCCGAGGGGGTGGCCTACCGCCAGGGCTATCTCTCCACCGTGAAAGAACGCACGGTGCGCGTGCGCACCGTGGGCGATAAAGGCTATCTCACCATCAAGGGGCTGACCGTCGGCGTCACGCGCAGCGAGTTCGAATACGAAATCCCCGTGGCCGACGCCAACGCCCTGCTCGACGATTTGTGTGAGCGGCCGTTGATCGAAAAAAACCGCTACAAAGTGGCGCACGCGGGATTGACCTGGGAGATCGACGAGTTCTTCGGCGAGAACAACGGACTCGTCGTGGCGGAAGTGGAGCTGCAGGATGCCCAGCAAAAGATCGAGCTGCCGGCCTGGATCGGTGAAGAAGTCTCCGGCGACCCGCGCTATTTCAATGCCAATTTGATTAAACACCCCTACACGAAATGGCAGCCGTAACGACTGAGACGCTGGACGACATTCTCGACCTCGAGAAGCACAAGCTGTCCGTCATCCCGCAGAAGCAAGCCACGCCGGTGGAGCAGTGGCTGAAATATGTCAGCGTGCCGGTGGGATTTTTGATTTTCGGCCTGCTCTACTTCATGCCCACGCCCGCCGGCCTGACCGCCGCGGGCCAGGCCGTGCTCGCCAGCTTCGCGCTGGCGCTGGTGCTGTGGATTTCGGAAGCGATCCCCACCCACGTCACCTCGCTGGTGCTCATGGTGTTTCTGGTGTTTCTCAACGGCTGGGACATGAGCAGCGTGCTGGGCTCGCTGGGCTACGATGTCATTTGGTTGAATGTGATGGCGTTCGTGCTCAGCTCGTTGCTGGTGAAAACGCAGCTTGCCAAACGCATCGCGCTCAACCTGATCGTCCGTTTCGGGCACCGCGGCATGCCGATGCTGCTGGCCTTCGTGATTTTGCAGCTCTCGCTGGCACCCTTGATTCCCGCCACCGCGGCGCGCACCGTGATCACCCTCCCCATCATGCTCATCGTGGCCGCGATCTACGGCTCCACCAGCGAAAAGCCCAACAGTTTCGGCAAGAATCTGCTGCTGCAGAATCTCATCGGCATCAACGTCGCCTCCTCCGGCTTCCTCACCGGCAGCACCGCCAACATCATCGCCATCGCCTTCATCTACAATCTCGGCGGCACCAAGGTCTACTACAGCGACTGGATGTTCGCCAATCTGCCGCTGGTGATTGTGCTGTTGCTGGTCACCTGGTATCTCGGCCCCAAGCTCATCCTGCGGTTGAAACCGGAATGCGCCACGCCCCACATCGCCGGCGGCATCGACGCACTGAAGCGCCAGTTGGACAAGATGGGACACATCACCGCGCTGGAGAAAAAGGGCGCACTGATTTTCGGCGCCGTCGTCCTGTTGTGGGTCACCGACCGGTTTCATCGCAGCCTGTTCGGCTTCGAGATCGATCCGGTGATGGCGGCCTTGGTGGGCGGCATCATTGCCCTGCTGCCCCGCATCGGCATTCTCAAATGGAACGAAGCCGACATTCCCTGGCATCTGATGCTGTTCAGCGCGGGCGCCTATGCCGGCGGCCTGGCGCTCAACGATACCGGCGCGGCGCAATGGGTGATTTCCCAAATCTTCACGCGCTTGAATTTCAGCCATGACATCAGCTTCTGGCAGGTCTACGTCATCGTCATTGCGCTCATGCTCTATTCGCATCTGGTGTTCACCAGCAAGACCATGCGCACGATCATTCTGATTCCCTTCATCATCTCGCTGGCGCGCGAGCTGGGTTTCAGTCCGCTGGCGCTCGCCCTGCCCGCGGCTTTCACCATCGATTGGGTGATCGGCCTGCCGATCAGCGCCAAGCCCAACGTCATTCTCTTCACCACCGGCCAATACTCGGTGTTGGAGAACATTCGCTATGGCGTGATCGTGGCCACCATCGGCCTGGGCCTGCTGATCATCGCCGGCTTCACCTGGTTTCGCGTGCTCGGCATCACGCCCTAGCGTTGCCGGCGCGTGGCCGCCGGGTTCATTTCATTTCGGCAGGAATCGCATGCGTGTCAATCTCATCATTCTCGGCCTGCTGCTCGCCGCAGCACCGGCGGCTCTGGCCGCGGGGCGGGTCTTGCGGATGACGGAGACGCTCTCGTTGGCGGCCGACGGCAGCGCCCAGGTCAGCGTGCAGTTCAACGCAACCGCCGCGGCCGGCGACACGCTTATTCTGCCCTATGCCTTCACCGCCTGGCCGGATACAATTGTGCACGGCGGGAAGATCGGCAGCGCGACGGAACGCCTCAGCCACGGCCGGCGCCAGCTCATGCTCACGCTGGCGGAGAGCGTCACGGCGCAGGACACGCTGCGCTATGCCTTCGCCTTGCAGCAGGCGACGCCGCTGGGCGGGCCGGCCAAGCAGGATTTCGGCAACTACGATCTGTCCTATCGCATGGTACACACGTCTCCGGCGCCGCTCGAGCGCTTCACCGTGGCAATCATTCTGCCCGAGCATTTCGTCGTCAACACCATCCAGTCGAGCACGCCCGCCCGTCCGGCCAATGCCGGCACGTCGCCCTACAAGCTCGGGATGATCGCCGGCCGCCACCGCGTGACCTTGACCGACTCGACGGTGCTGCAGGGCGAGGTCGTGGCGCTGGCCTTCCAGACGAAATCCGGACGCAAATCGCCCCTGTTCATCGCGGTGCTGGTGTTGATCGCCGGCATTTATCTGCTTCTGTTTCGCGATCTCGTGTTTCCCGGCCGCAGCAAGGCATAAGCCATGGCACTCCTGTTCAAAAACACCAAGCTGGTTGAGCTGCAAATCGACGAGTATCTCGATCAGATCGTGCAGGGCGGGCTGGTGTTCAAAGAGGGCGTGCGCTTCTATCTCGAAGGCCGCAGCGAGGAGTTCGAAACGCATCTGGCGCTGCTGCGCGAGATGGAGAACAAGGCTGACACGCTGCGGCGCAACATCGAAAGCCAGCTCTATCTGCGCACGCTGATTCCCGAATCGCGCGGCGATGTGCTCGGCCTGCTGGAAAGTGCCGACAAGGTGTTGAACATCATCACCGACACCTTGCTGGAGTTTTCCGTGGAGATTCCCAGCCTGCCCACCGAGGTGCACCAGCAGTTCCTGGACCTGGTGGATTACGCCATCAATTGCAGCGAGCACACGGTCGGCGGCATTCGCGCTTATTTCCGCAATCTCGCGGCGGTGCGCGACCACATCAACAAGGTCCAGCTCTACCGCCGGGAAACCAACCGCATGGCCGAGACCATCAAACGCACCATCTTCCGGCGGCGCATGGCGCTCAGCCGCAAGATTCACGTACGCTACTTCAGTTACCACGTCGAGCGCATCGCGGAGCAGGCCGATGACGTCTGTGACCGGCTGGCGATTGCCGCGATCAAGAAGTACGAATAGCAATGAGCGCCACCACTCTGTTTTTCATCAGCAGCGGCATCTTTCTCGGCTGGTCGCTGGGCGCCAACCACGCGGCCAATGTCTTCGGCACCGCGGTGATGTCGAAGATGGTGCGCTACCGTGTGGCCGCGATTGTGGCCGGCATTTTCGTGACGCTGGGCGCCGTGTTTGGCGGCGCGGGAACGACGCAGACCATCAACCAGCTCGGCGCCGTCAATGCCCTGGCCGGGAGTTTCACCGTGGCGCTCGCCGTGGGCGTGGCCGTGGCGTGGATGACGTATCTCAAGCTGCCGGTCTCCACCTCCCAGGCCATCGTCGGCGGCATCATTGGCTGGAACTTGTTTACCGGATCACCGACCGACACCAACGCCATCGTCAAGATCGTCAGCACCTGGGTCACCAGCCCGCTGCTGGCCGCGTTCTTTGCCTTCGTATTGTTCCTGCTGCTGGAACGCACGCTCAAACGCGCGCGCATCCACCTGCTGGAAATCGATGCCTACACGCGCGCCGGTTTGCTGATCGTGGGCGCGCTTGCCTCCTTTGCGCTGGGCGCGAACAACATCGCCAATGTGATGGGGCTGTTTGTGCCGGCCTCGCCCTTTCACGATGTCACGTTGGGCCATGGCCTCACCTTCAGTGGAACGCAGCAGTTGTTCCTGATTGGCGGACTCGCGATTGCGATCGGCATCTACACCTACGGCCAGCAGGTGATGGTCACGGTGGGCAGCGATCTCTACCGCATCACGCCGCTCTCCGGCCTGGTGGTAGTGCTGGCCGAGTCGATCGTGCTTTTTCTGTTTTCCTCGCAAACGCTGGAGGCTCTGCTGCTCCGGCTGCATCTGCCCACGATTCCATTGGTGCCGTTGTCGAGCACGCAGGCGGTGATCGGCGCGGTGGTGGGCGTCGGCATGGCCAAGCAGGGCCGCCCGGTGAATCTGCGCGTGCTCGGCAAGATCGCCGCCGGCTGGGTGATTGCGCCGCTGGCGGCCTTGCTCATGACTTTCATCTCGTTGTTCTTCGTGCAGAATGTTTTCGAGCAGCGCGTCATCGCGGCGCAGCCGGCTGCAGCTCCGCTCGTTGCGACCGCCGCGGCGCCGGCAGGATTATCCGGCCCGTTCTTCGCGCCGTGATGCGCCGGGAGCGCGGCTCCGTTTGCCGGCGCGTTCAGGCAATGGCTCATGACAGCGCCGGTTGCGCTCCGCGCAGAACCGTCATTCATTCGTCAGCAGTAAGGGAAACGTACTCTATCACCCCACACATGCAAGGGAGGTAAATCATGAGAAAGTTCGCGCTCATTTTCTGCGGACTGTTGTTGCTGCTCGGGCCCGGCCTGGTGCTCGCGCAAAGTGAAGGCATTGCCGAGGGCCCCAAGGTGCCGCTGGGCACGGAGGCGCGTTCCGGCAAGCTGTTCTTTGAATCCGAGGACGGCCAGTTTCAGTGGTGGCTCGATTCGCGCATTCAGGCTGACGGCGCGCTCTATTTCGAAAACAAGAATCGTCTGAGCAACGGCACCATCATGCGCCGCGCCACGCTGGCGCTCAAAGCCGTGCTGTGGAAAAACTGGCAGGCGGAAATCGATCTCGATTTCGGCGACGCCGTACTCGATGCCCGCGACATTTGGATGCGCTATAACTTTCCCAACCGCGGGCTGGCGCTGCAGGTCGGCAACTTCAAAGAACCGTTCGGCCTGGAGCGCCTCACCAGCTCGCGGTTGCTGACTTTCATGGAACGGGCAAGCGCCACCAATGCTTTCGCGCTCGGCCGGCGCATGGGTTTTGCCGCGCGCTACTGGACCGACCACGGCCAACTGACGCTGGGCGTGTTCGGGCATGAGCTGGGCACCAAGATCGACAAAGGCACGCAAGACGAAGGTTATTCGGTCAATGGCCGGCTCACGGTGGCGCCGATCAACAAAAAGGGCAGTACGCTGCATCTCGGCTTTGCCGCGGCCTCCAAAACGCCGGACGCGGTCTCCGATCTCCCGGCCAACACCATCGAGATCAATGCCCGCACCGAGACTTATGTCTTCGATCCCAAGCCGCTGCACACCGGCGACATTCGCGATGTGAACTACTATGATCGCTTCGGTGGTGAGCTGGGCGGCGTCAAAGGCCCGTTCTACTTCCAGGGCGAGTTCATCGCCACGAAGGTGCACCGGTGGTACGGCAAGCCGATCGCCAAATTTGCCGGCGGCTACGGCACGGTGAGCTTCATGCTGACCGGCGAATCGCGCGTGTATTATGTCGACGAAGGCGAATTCGGCCCGGTGGACAAGCCGAAACGCGATTGGGGCGCATTGGAGCTTGCCGCGCGCTTCAGCAAGCTCGACCTCAATGACGAAGCGGCCGGCATTAAAGGCGGCCAGAGCGACCAGTTGATGCTCGGCCTGAACTGGTACCCCAACATGAACTTCAAGATCATGCTCAACTATTCGCGGGCGATGCTGGACAAGTTCGCCACCAGCAAAGGCCGGATGAACGGCGACGATGAATTCTCCTTCGTGCAAATGCGCTTCCAGGCCTCGCTGTAACGGGACAGAAGCTCGAACTCTCACAGCCGAATACTCGATGAGGTCAACACATGAAAGCCAATACTGCAAAGTATGTTCTCGTGCTTCTGGGCGCGGCGCTGGTGCTTGCTTCCTGCTCACGCAAGGAGCCGCCCCTGGCCCCGGAAGTCGTGGTGGTTCCCGGCAAGGCCGTGATCAATGAAGTCTATTCCCGTGGCGTGCCCACCGATCCGGACTGGGTCGAGCTTTACAATCCCGGCACCACGCCGGTCGACATCAGCGGATATTTGATCTATGATTCCGGCGGGCAAAGTGGCGTGAAACCCAAGAAGGCCATTCCCGCCGGCACTTCGATCACGGCGAAAGGCTATTACGTCATCGTCACGGATGGTTCCGAATCCGCTGACTTCGGCCTGTCCAGTGCGGGCGAGCAGGTTTGGCTGGAGGACACGGCCGGCAATGTCATCGACACCGTGACCTTCACCGCCATGGACGTGAC from bacterium includes the following:
- a CDS encoding CYTH domain-containing protein translates to MAKEVERKFLVKGLEWKRLAEGVAYRQGYLSTVKERTVRVRTVGDKGYLTIKGLTVGVTRSEFEYEIPVADANALLDDLCERPLIEKNRYKVAHAGLTWEIDEFFGENNGLVVAEVELQDAQQKIELPAWIGEEVSGDPRYFNANLIKHPYTKWQP
- a CDS encoding inorganic phosphate transporter, whose amino-acid sequence is MSATTLFFISSGIFLGWSLGANHAANVFGTAVMSKMVRYRVAAIVAGIFVTLGAVFGGAGTTQTINQLGAVNALAGSFTVALAVGVAVAWMTYLKLPVSTSQAIVGGIIGWNLFTGSPTDTNAIVKIVSTWVTSPLLAAFFAFVLFLLLERTLKRARIHLLEIDAYTRAGLLIVGALASFALGANNIANVMGLFVPASPFHDVTLGHGLTFSGTQQLFLIGGLAIAIGIYTYGQQVMVTVGSDLYRITPLSGLVVVLAESIVLFLFSSQTLEALLLRLHLPTIPLVPLSSTQAVIGAVVGVGMAKQGRPVNLRVLGKIAAGWVIAPLAALLMTFISLFFVQNVFEQRVIAAQPAAAPLVATAAAPAGLSGPFFAP
- a CDS encoding lamin tail domain-containing protein, with translation MKANTAKYVLVLLGAALVLASCSRKEPPLAPEVVVVPGKAVINEVYSRGVPTDPDWVELYNPGTTPVDISGYLIYDSGGQSGVKPKKAIPAGTSITAKGYYVIVTDGSESADFGLSSAGEQVWLEDTAGNVIDTVTFTAMDVTQSYGRLPDGGTTWQLCNTITRGSTNKP
- a CDS encoding anion permease, producing MAAVTTETLDDILDLEKHKLSVIPQKQATPVEQWLKYVSVPVGFLIFGLLYFMPTPAGLTAAGQAVLASFALALVLWISEAIPTHVTSLVLMVFLVFLNGWDMSSVLGSLGYDVIWLNVMAFVLSSLLVKTQLAKRIALNLIVRFGHRGMPMLLAFVILQLSLAPLIPATAARTVITLPIMLIVAAIYGSTSEKPNSFGKNLLLQNLIGINVASSGFLTGSTANIIAIAFIYNLGGTKVYYSDWMFANLPLVIVLLLVTWYLGPKLILRLKPECATPHIAGGIDALKRQLDKMGHITALEKKGALIFGAVVLLWVTDRFHRSLFGFEIDPVMAALVGGIIALLPRIGILKWNEADIPWHLMLFSAGAYAGGLALNDTGAAQWVISQIFTRLNFSHDISFWQVYVIVIALMLYSHLVFTSKTMRTIILIPFIISLARELGFSPLALALPAAFTIDWVIGLPISAKPNVILFTTGQYSVLENIRYGVIVATIGLGLLIIAGFTWFRVLGITP
- a CDS encoding DUF47 family protein, encoding MALLFKNTKLVELQIDEYLDQIVQGGLVFKEGVRFYLEGRSEEFETHLALLREMENKADTLRRNIESQLYLRTLIPESRGDVLGLLESADKVLNIITDTLLEFSVEIPSLPTEVHQQFLDLVDYAINCSEHTVGGIRAYFRNLAAVRDHINKVQLYRRETNRMAETIKRTIFRRRMALSRKIHVRYFSYHVERIAEQADDVCDRLAIAAIKKYE